The Deinococcus seoulensis genome window below encodes:
- a CDS encoding U32 family peptidase, with the protein MPRVPVKPEVMSPVGGEAQLRAAVEAGADAVFFGVNPARDQVGRAGRADGAGFHARAKVGFELEALPEIMGGLHARGVQGFVTFNVLVFDRELRQAEAQLIALAEAGVDALIVQDHGVARLAHEICPDLPIHGSTQMSITSAEGAELARRFGASRVVLGRELSLRDIERIAGQTDIELETFVHGALCVSYSGQCFSSEAWGGRSANRGQCAQACRLPYDLFVDGLQRDLGDARYLLSPGDLYALHQVPDLVRIGVDCLKIEGRYKDAEFVALTTAAYRKAVDEAWAGLPLSVTRQEEQDLEQVYSRGLAPHFMAGTNHQTVVRGRAPRHRGVRVGTVRGVTERGVLVELSEPLKPGDGLVFDPANWRAPEGREEGGFLYGLWQDGQQLDDAALARVRAGGVYELRFGRGAVDGRRVREGDPVWRTQDPTLAARVRPLVEAADPVYTRPVTAHFMGHVGFPPALTLTDEHGHSVTATLPGALGEARNRALDAAGLREQLGKLGGTPFHLQDLTTDLSGAGFLPISALNALRRDAAAQLTDLRAQAPERRAAPRLDSTLAALPRTERASAPATPRLHVLVRTPEQLDAALDQNPDSITLDYLELYGLKPSVERVRAAGIPVRVASPRILKPTEQNLQKFLQSLNAGILVRSGGLLEGLQEQRGPESGGPESGGAESGGQASGGAELTGDFSLNAANVLTTRALLDLGLTRLTPTHDLNAQQITELAGLVGGQHLEVIAYGHLPVFHTEHCVFCRFLSSGTDYTNCGHPCETHRVALRDERGHTHPVMADVGCRNTVFEGRPQVAAPHLGAWLRAGICDLRLEFVHETPQQVTGVIEAHRAFLAGELSAAALQDALDALSAGSGVTEGSLFVPHDFGTLDALPVL; encoded by the coding sequence ATGCCGCGTGTTCCCGTTAAACCCGAAGTGATGAGTCCCGTGGGCGGTGAGGCGCAGTTGCGCGCCGCCGTCGAGGCCGGCGCGGACGCCGTGTTCTTTGGCGTGAATCCCGCCCGTGATCAGGTGGGCCGCGCTGGCCGGGCCGACGGGGCGGGCTTTCACGCGCGCGCAAAGGTGGGCTTCGAGCTGGAGGCCCTGCCGGAGATCATGGGGGGGCTGCACGCGCGGGGTGTGCAGGGGTTCGTGACGTTCAACGTGCTGGTGTTCGACCGGGAACTGCGGCAGGCCGAGGCGCAACTGATCGCGCTGGCCGAGGCGGGCGTGGACGCGCTGATCGTGCAGGATCACGGGGTGGCGCGGCTGGCGCATGAGATCTGCCCGGACCTGCCCATTCACGGCAGCACGCAGATGAGCATCACGTCCGCCGAGGGCGCGGAACTCGCGCGGCGCTTCGGGGCGAGCCGGGTGGTGCTGGGCCGCGAACTGAGCCTGCGGGACATCGAACGCATCGCGGGGCAGACGGACATCGAACTGGAGACCTTCGTGCACGGCGCGCTGTGTGTCAGTTACTCCGGGCAGTGCTTCTCCAGCGAGGCCTGGGGGGGCCGCAGCGCGAACCGTGGGCAGTGCGCGCAGGCCTGCCGCCTGCCGTACGACCTGTTCGTGGACGGCCTGCAACGCGACCTGGGTGACGCCCGTTACCTGCTGTCGCCCGGTGACCTGTACGCGCTGCATCAGGTGCCGGACCTCGTGCGGATCGGCGTGGACTGCCTGAAGATCGAGGGCCGTTACAAGGACGCCGAGTTCGTCGCCCTGACCACCGCCGCGTACCGCAAGGCCGTGGACGAGGCCTGGGCGGGCCTGCCGCTGAGCGTCACCCGGCAGGAGGAGCAGGACCTGGAGCAGGTGTACTCGCGCGGGCTGGCGCCGCACTTCATGGCGGGCACGAACCACCAGACGGTCGTGCGGGGCCGCGCGCCCAGGCACCGGGGCGTGCGGGTGGGCACCGTGCGCGGCGTGACCGAACGTGGCGTGCTGGTCGAACTGAGCGAACCCCTGAAACCCGGTGACGGACTGGTGTTCGACCCGGCCAACTGGCGCGCCCCCGAGGGCCGCGAGGAGGGCGGTTTCCTGTACGGCCTGTGGCAGGACGGTCAGCAGCTGGACGACGCGGCGCTGGCCCGCGTCCGTGCGGGCGGCGTGTACGAACTGCGTTTCGGGCGCGGCGCCGTCGATGGCCGCCGCGTGCGCGAGGGCGACCCGGTCTGGCGCACCCAGGACCCCACGCTGGCCGCGCGTGTCCGACCGCTGGTCGAGGCGGCGGACCCGGTGTACACCCGCCCGGTCACGGCGCACTTCATGGGGCACGTGGGTTTCCCGCCCGCCCTGACCCTGACCGACGAGCACGGCCACAGCGTCACCGCGACCCTGCCCGGCGCGCTGGGCGAGGCCCGCAACCGCGCGCTGGACGCGGCGGGCCTGCGTGAGCAACTGGGCAAACTGGGCGGCACGCCGTTCCACCTTCAGGACCTGACCACCGACCTGAGCGGCGCGGGGTTCCTGCCGATCAGCGCCCTGAACGCCCTGCGCCGCGACGCGGCCGCGCAACTGACCGACCTGCGCGCCCAGGCGCCCGAGCGCCGCGCAGCGCCCCGCCTGGACAGCACCCTGGCCGCCCTGCCCCGCACCGAGCGTGCGTCGGCCCCGGCGACCCCGCGCCTGCACGTGCTGGTCCGCACGCCCGAACAGCTGGACGCCGCGCTGGATCAGAACCCAGATTCCATCACGCTGGATTACCTGGAACTGTACGGCCTGAAACCCAGCGTGGAACGCGTGCGGGCCGCCGGGATTCCCGTCCGGGTCGCCAGCCCCCGCATCCTGAAACCCACCGAGCAGAACCTCCAGAAGTTCCTTCAGTCCCTGAACGCGGGCATTCTGGTCCGCAGCGGCGGCCTGCTCGAAGGCCTGCAGGAACAGCGCGGGCCGGAGTCGGGCGGGCCGGAGTCGGGCGGGGCGGAGTCGGGCGGGCAGGCGTCGGGCGGGGCGGAACTGACCGGCGATTTCAGCCTGAACGCCGCGAACGTCCTGACCACCCGCGCGCTGCTGGACCTGGGATTGACCCGCCTGACGCCCACCCACGACCTGAACGCGCAGCAGATCACGGAACTCGCCGGACTGGTCGGCGGGCAGCACCTGGAAGTCATCGCGTACGGGCACCTGCCGGTCTTCCATACCGAGCACTGCGTGTTCTGCCGCTTCCTGAGCAGCGGCACCGACTACACCAACTGCGGGCACCCCTGCGAGACGCACCGGGTCGCCCTGCGCGACGAGCGGGGCCACACGCACCCGGTCATGGCGGACGTGGGTTGCCGCAACACCGTGTTCGAGGGCCGCCCGCAGGTGGCCGCGCCGCACCTGGGGGCGTGGCTGCGCGCCGGTATCTGCGACCTGCGTCTGGAATTCGTGCACGAGACGCCGCAGCAGGTCACGGGCGTCATCGAGGCGCACCGCGCGTTCCTGGCGGGCGAACTGTCGGCCGCCGCGCTTCAGGACGCCCTGGACGCCCTGTCTGCCGGGTCCGGCGTGACCGAGGGCAGCCTGTTCGTGCCGCACGACTTCGGCACGCTGGACGCCCTGCCGGTCCTGTAA
- a CDS encoding universal stress protein yields the protein MTRILVTTDGSELGHGALGHAQALAGAAHAAVTVLCVQADAVALVGEFAYVPPVDPAEFAAQASALRAELQALVPEARVRVEPAAGRTLVRAILDVAREENAALVVMSTHGRGGLGRALLGSVAEAVAHHAPVPVMLVRAGQVPAVWAATEPDRPAARHTPTA from the coding sequence ATGACGAGAATCCTGGTCACGACGGACGGCAGCGAGCTGGGTCACGGGGCGCTGGGGCACGCGCAGGCGCTGGCGGGGGCGGCGCACGCGGCGGTGACGGTGCTGTGCGTGCAGGCGGACGCGGTGGCGCTGGTGGGTGAGTTCGCGTACGTGCCGCCGGTGGACCCGGCCGAGTTTGCGGCGCAGGCCAGCGCGTTGCGGGCCGAGTTGCAGGCGCTGGTGCCGGAAGCGCGGGTGCGGGTGGAACCGGCGGCCGGGCGCACGCTGGTGCGCGCCATTCTGGATGTGGCGCGCGAGGAGAACGCCGCGCTGGTCGTCATGAGCACGCACGGGCGGGGCGGGCTGGGCCGGGCGCTGCTGGGCAGCGTGGCCGAGGCGGTCGCGCACCACGCGCCGGTGCCCGTGATGCTGGTCCGTGCGGGGCAGGTTCCGGCGGTGTGGGCGGCGACGGAACCGGATCGCCCGGCGGCGCGGCACACGCCCACTGCGTAG
- a CDS encoding TIGR00282 family metallophosphoesterase gives MIRLLFVGDVFASPGRRVLGSHLPSLRSRADFIVVNMENAAGGFGMHREAADGALRAGAHCLTLGNHAWHHKDIYVLMQDEGKYPIVRPLNYSDPGTPGVGWRSFDVKTAQGTERLTVVNLLGRVFMEAVDNPFRAMDTLLERDDLGSVFVDFHAEATSEKQGLARYLDGRVAAVIGTHTHVPTADTRILPGGTAFQADAGFTGPFESIIGSDPHGPIERFVTERPHRYGAADGPAELNGVFVQIEAGRAVGIERYRYVEEA, from the coding sequence ATGATCAGGTTGTTGTTTGTGGGGGATGTGTTCGCTTCGCCGGGGCGGCGGGTGCTGGGGTCGCACCTGCCGTCGCTTCGTTCGCGGGCGGATTTCATCGTGGTGAACATGGAGAACGCGGCGGGTGGCTTCGGAATGCACCGCGAGGCGGCGGACGGGGCGCTCAGGGCCGGGGCGCACTGCCTGACGCTGGGGAATCACGCGTGGCATCACAAGGACATCTACGTGCTGATGCAGGACGAGGGGAAGTACCCGATCGTGCGGCCCCTGAATTACAGCGATCCGGGCACGCCGGGCGTCGGCTGGCGGTCCTTTGACGTGAAGACCGCGCAGGGCACGGAGCGGTTGACGGTCGTGAACCTGCTGGGGCGGGTGTTCATGGAGGCGGTGGACAACCCGTTCCGGGCGATGGATACGCTGCTGGAACGGGATGATCTGGGCAGTGTGTTCGTGGATTTTCATGCCGAGGCGACCAGTGAGAAGCAGGGGTTGGCGCGGTACTTGGACGGGCGGGTGGCGGCCGTGATCGGCACGCATACGCACGTACCGACGGCGGATACGCGGATTCTGCCGGGCGGGACGGCGTTCCAGGCGGATGCGGGGTTCACGGGGCCGTTCGAGTCGATCATCGGGAGTGATCCGCACGGCCCGATCGAGCGCTTTGTGACGGAGCGCCCGCACCGGTACGGCGCGGCGGACGGCCCGGCGGAGCTGAACGGCGTGTTTGTCCAGATAGAGGCGGGGCGCGCGGTGGGCATTGAACGGTACCGTTACGTGGAAGAGGCGTGA
- a CDS encoding phosphoenolpyruvate carboxylase has product MSIRSDVNLLGRTLGQVLKEQEGEAFFDLVERTRALVREVRAGGDDRELQAMLAGLSGEDAGNLARAFTWYFQLVNLAEEYERVRVLQGATGVRPQSLEQAVLDLKEQGLSAEEVESLLARLDLGLTFTAHPTEMRRRTIRNHLVQVAQAIPGLSAGGIDGPDAQRITAHVEAMWNTPELRRLKPTVLDEVKGGLNYITNIAQALPELQRDLRGAFREAFGRDTDATLPLSFSSWMGGDRDGNPFVTPEATREALELHRERAREVLLGGIREAFADLSQEEDGQEVYRAELQALHNAVRDGQNVALVPRLEALEARLIADGQRRTADQLLSPLLTVARVFGQHLVSLDVREHSGQTGAAVAELLRASGVEADYLGLPEHARLELLTRELRSRRPLWPAGEALTDTLETAIGPIREVQRAVALAGPRAFGRYVISMAESVSDVLEPLLLAREVGLAILPVPLFETLDDLTRAPQVVWELLSLPEYRAVLGDSVQEIMLGYSDSNKDAGFLAANWALHEAQRNISDVCRRAGVRWRFFHGRGTSIGRGGGPASRAILGQPAGTIDAGLRITEQGEALADKYSHPVLARRNLEQALYGLLLSAARPAGNLKPEWTDAMSRAARRSAQAYRDLVDSGDFLPFFENVTPIHEISRLNIASRPVRRPGAPTLGNLRAIPWVMSWTQNRANLPGWFGLKDGLDEIGPDLAREMYASWPFFRTVLDNAQMSLAKSDPLVFDEYLRLNDQQSHPLAVMLKAAYHDTVTLVQQIVGADLMASEPRLKESISLRNPYIDPIHRIQVELLRRSRATDGGLDEFERPLLLSIQGIAAGVRNTG; this is encoded by the coding sequence ATGAGCATTCGAAGTGACGTGAACCTGCTGGGCCGCACGCTCGGGCAGGTTCTGAAGGAACAGGAAGGCGAGGCGTTCTTTGATCTGGTCGAGCGGACGCGGGCGCTGGTCCGTGAGGTCCGCGCGGGCGGTGACGACCGGGAGTTGCAGGCGATGCTGGCGGGCCTGTCCGGTGAGGACGCCGGGAATCTGGCGCGGGCGTTCACGTGGTACTTCCAGCTGGTGAACCTGGCCGAGGAGTACGAGCGGGTGCGGGTCCTTCAGGGCGCGACCGGGGTGCGGCCGCAGAGTCTGGAGCAGGCGGTGCTGGACCTGAAGGAGCAGGGCCTGAGTGCCGAGGAGGTCGAATCTCTGCTGGCGCGGCTGGATCTGGGCCTGACGTTCACGGCGCACCCGACCGAGATGCGCCGCCGGACCATCCGCAACCATCTGGTGCAGGTGGCGCAGGCCATTCCGGGCCTGAGTGCCGGTGGGATCGACGGGCCGGACGCGCAGCGGATCACGGCGCACGTGGAGGCCATGTGGAACACGCCGGAACTGCGGCGGCTGAAACCGACCGTGCTGGACGAGGTGAAGGGTGGCCTGAACTACATCACGAACATCGCGCAGGCGCTGCCGGAGTTGCAGCGGGACCTGCGCGGCGCGTTCCGTGAGGCGTTCGGGCGGGACACGGACGCCACGTTGCCGCTGAGTTTCTCGTCCTGGATGGGCGGGGACCGCGACGGGAACCCGTTCGTGACGCCGGAAGCGACCCGTGAGGCGCTGGAACTGCACCGCGAGCGGGCGCGCGAGGTGCTACTGGGCGGCATCCGCGAGGCGTTCGCGGACCTCAGTCAGGAGGAGGACGGGCAGGAGGTCTACCGCGCGGAGTTGCAGGCCCTGCACAACGCCGTGCGGGACGGGCAGAACGTGGCGCTCGTGCCGCGCCTGGAGGCGCTGGAGGCCCGCCTGATCGCGGACGGGCAGCGCCGCACGGCCGATCAGTTGCTCTCGCCGCTGCTGACGGTCGCGCGGGTGTTCGGGCAGCATCTGGTCAGCCTGGATGTGCGTGAGCACAGCGGGCAGACGGGCGCGGCCGTCGCGGAACTGCTGCGCGCGTCGGGCGTGGAGGCCGATTACCTGGGCCTGCCGGAGCACGCCCGCCTGGAACTCCTGACCCGCGAGTTGCGGTCGCGCCGCCCGCTGTGGCCGGCCGGGGAGGCCCTGACGGACACGCTGGAAACCGCGATCGGGCCGATCCGTGAGGTGCAGCGTGCCGTGGCGCTGGCCGGGCCGCGTGCGTTCGGGCGGTACGTGATCAGCATGGCCGAGAGTGTCAGTGACGTGCTGGAGCCGCTGCTGCTGGCGCGTGAGGTGGGGCTGGCGATCCTGCCGGTGCCGCTGTTCGAGACGCTGGACGACCTGACCCGCGCGCCGCAGGTCGTGTGGGAACTGCTGTCGCTGCCCGAGTACCGCGCGGTGCTGGGCGACAGCGTGCAGGAAATCATGCTGGGCTACAGCGACAGCAACAAGGACGCCGGGTTCCTCGCGGCGAACTGGGCGCTGCACGAGGCGCAGCGGAACATCAGTGACGTGTGCCGCCGCGCGGGCGTCCGCTGGCGGTTCTTCCACGGGCGCGGCACCAGCATCGGGCGTGGGGGCGGCCCGGCCAGCCGCGCAATCCTGGGCCAGCCGGCCGGAACGATCGATGCGGGCCTGCGTATCACCGAGCAGGGCGAGGCGCTGGCCGACAAGTACAGCCACCCGGTCCTGGCGCGCCGGAACCTGGAGCAGGCGCTGTACGGTCTGCTGCTGTCCGCCGCGCGCCCGGCCGGGAACCTGAAGCCCGAGTGGACGGACGCCATGAGCCGCGCCGCCCGCCGCAGCGCGCAGGCGTACCGTGACCTCGTGGACAGCGGTGATTTCCTGCCGTTCTTCGAGAACGTGACCCCCATTCACGAGATCTCACGCCTGAACATCGCGTCCCGCCCGGTGCGCCGCCCCGGCGCGCCCACGCTGGGGAACCTGCGCGCCATTCCGTGGGTCATGAGCTGGACGCAGAACCGCGCGAACCTGCCCGGCTGGTTCGGCCTGAAAGACGGCCTGGACGAGATCGGCCCGGACCTCGCCCGTGAGATGTACGCCTCCTGGCCGTTCTTCCGGACGGTGCTGGACAACGCGCAGATGAGTCTCGCCAAGAGCGACCCGCTGGTCTTCGACGAGTACCTGCGCCTGAACGACCAGCAGAGCCACCCGCTGGCCGTCATGCTGAAAGCCGCGTACCACGACACGGTCACGCTGGTGCAGCAGATCGTCGGTGCGGACCTCATGGCAAGCGAGCCGCGCCTGAAAGAAAGCATCAGCCTGCGCAACCCGTACATCGACCCCATTCACCGCATTCAAGTGGAACTGCTGCGCCGCAGCCGCGCCACCGACGGCGGCCTCGACGAGTTCGAACGTCCCCTGCTCCTGAGCATCCAGGGTATCGCGGCGGGAGTCCGGAACACCGGCTGA
- a CDS encoding alpha-amylase family glycosyl hydrolase, producing MRNLALLGALLTSLAGGSGAQTALPLSSFEGQVIYQVMPDRFFDGNAGNNAGVNRADPRAWHGGDLAGLTQKLPYIQRLGATAVWLTPVYAQQTVNSFGTAPYHGYWPADFRAVDPHFGTLADFRAFVDGAQGAGMRVVLDQVINHYGYEAAAVKLRPAWFNTQAQCDGAANKDVDCPLAGLPDLRQSTPQVRELLLGNADFWREQGVNAFRYDAIKHVEGPFLTELLAADRAAGTWTLGEWFDADTGTVADWQKAGFDSLFLFSLQDAMKRSVMGGQSLGAVRAVLERQGELPRPGEVALFLDNHDVPRFAQGSLFDDEGRARTRYGLRALMTLRGVPVVWQGTEIAMRGGTDPDNRRDMRFEDQWTTEEREVFDATRAAIAARRASPALSRGAQTLLPTPDRLSGDLLLFTRQLNGQTVLAAWHGGRERHTYSLKLASLGVNWQALAATPSLFAGQDARVSVSGGYLHLSLPARDAAAFRVE from the coding sequence ATGCGAAACCTCGCCCTGCTGGGCGCGCTGCTGACCTCCCTGGCGGGCGGGTCGGGCGCGCAGACGGCCCTGCCCCTGTCCTCGTTCGAGGGGCAGGTGATCTATCAGGTCATGCCGGACCGCTTCTTCGACGGGAACGCCGGGAACAACGCCGGGGTGAACCGCGCCGATCCGCGCGCGTGGCACGGCGGGGACCTCGCGGGCCTCACGCAGAAACTGCCGTACATCCAGCGGCTGGGCGCGACTGCCGTGTGGCTGACGCCCGTGTACGCGCAGCAGACCGTGAACTCGTTCGGGACCGCGCCGTACCACGGGTACTGGCCCGCCGACTTCCGGGCGGTGGACCCGCACTTCGGGACGCTGGCGGACTTCCGGGCGTTCGTGGACGGCGCGCAGGGCGCCGGGATGCGCGTGGTGCTCGATCAGGTCATCAACCATTACGGGTACGAGGCGGCCGCCGTGAAGCTCCGCCCCGCGTGGTTCAACACCCAGGCGCAGTGCGACGGGGCAGCGAACAAGGACGTGGACTGCCCCCTGGCGGGCCTGCCGGACCTGCGGCAGAGCACCCCGCAGGTGCGCGAACTGCTGCTGGGCAACGCGGACTTCTGGCGTGAACAGGGCGTGAACGCCTTCCGGTACGACGCCATCAAGCACGTCGAGGGGCCGTTCCTGACTGAGCTGCTGGCCGCCGACCGGGCCGCCGGTACCTGGACGCTCGGCGAGTGGTTCGACGCGGACACCGGCACCGTCGCCGACTGGCAGAAGGCGGGCTTCGACAGCCTGTTCCTGTTCAGCCTGCAGGACGCCATGAAACGCAGCGTTATGGGCGGCCAGAGCCTCGGCGCGGTGCGGGCCGTGCTGGAACGCCAGGGTGAACTTCCGCGCCCCGGCGAGGTCGCGCTGTTCCTGGACAACCACGACGTGCCGCGTTTCGCGCAGGGCAGCCTGTTCGATGACGAGGGCCGCGCCCGCACCCGCTACGGCCTGCGCGCCCTGATGACGCTGCGCGGCGTGCCCGTCGTCTGGCAGGGCACCGAGATCGCCATGCGCGGCGGCACGGACCCCGACAACCGCCGCGACATGCGCTTCGAGGACCAGTGGACGACCGAGGAACGCGAGGTCTTCGACGCCACCCGCGCCGCCATCGCCGCCCGCCGGGCCAGTCCCGCCCTGAGTCGCGGCGCGCAGACGCTGCTGCCCACCCCCGACCGCCTCAGCGGCGACCTGCTGCTGTTCACCCGCCAGCTGAACGGTCAGACCGTCCTGGCCGCGTGGCACGGGGGCCGCGAACGCCACACGTACTCCCTGAAACTCGCCTCGCTGGGCGTGAACTGGCAGGCGCTGGCCGCCACGCCCTCCCTGTTCGCCGGGCAGGACGCCCGCGTCAGCGTCAGCGGCGGCTACCTGCACCTGAGCCTCCCCGCGCGGGACGCCGCCGCCTTCCGGGTCGAGTAG